The proteins below are encoded in one region of Arenibacter algicola:
- a CDS encoding sulfatase, giving the protein MKGIVLWCLSVGFLALGCKEKVMPKGAVVPDNPNIVLFFVDDMGWQDTSVPFWNQRTPYNDLYHTPNMERLAEAGMKFTQAYSTAVCSPTRVSLMTGMNAARHRVTNWTLYKDKLQPMETNHKTLQFPEWNVNGLSPVAGIEKAVYATPLPQVLKEAGYVTIHAGKSHLGAIGTPGEDPLKLGFEINIAGHAAGAPASYLGTDNFGNGIEGKEVWAVPGLEKYHGKDIFLTEAITQEAQLAMDDALERNKPFFLYMAHYAVHTPIMADGRFVQKYYDKGLDSTEAKYAALVEGMDKSLGDIMDYLEAKNISKNTVVMFMSDNGGLSAVARGGEKHTHNKPLSSGKGSAHEGGIREPMLVKWPGKIAPKTVTDQQVIIEDFYPTILEMAGVENYETVQQLDGISFLPVLAGTQSNGTRPLFWHYPNEWGPSGPGIGASSSTRVGDWKFIYYYNDGSMELFNLKEDIGETQNLVKEQPEKARELAKTLSDYLRKVEAQIPSRKDTGEQIAYPDEVLITHNG; this is encoded by the coding sequence ATGAAAGGAATTGTATTGTGGTGTTTAAGTGTTGGCTTTCTGGCATTAGGCTGTAAGGAGAAAGTGATGCCCAAAGGTGCTGTTGTACCCGACAATCCCAATATTGTACTTTTTTTTGTGGATGATATGGGTTGGCAGGATACTTCAGTCCCCTTTTGGAACCAAAGAACCCCTTACAATGATCTCTACCACACTCCAAATATGGAGCGTTTGGCCGAGGCAGGAATGAAATTTACCCAGGCCTATTCAACAGCAGTGTGTTCACCGACCAGGGTAAGTCTTATGACGGGCATGAATGCGGCCAGGCACAGGGTAACCAACTGGACCTTGTACAAGGACAAACTACAGCCCATGGAAACCAATCATAAGACCCTGCAGTTTCCAGAGTGGAACGTAAATGGTTTGAGTCCGGTTGCAGGGATAGAAAAGGCAGTATATGCAACTCCCTTGCCACAGGTTTTGAAGGAGGCGGGCTATGTTACCATACATGCCGGAAAGTCCCATTTGGGAGCCATAGGTACACCAGGGGAAGATCCCTTAAAACTTGGATTTGAAATTAATATTGCCGGCCATGCGGCTGGGGCCCCAGCGAGTTACTTGGGAACCGATAATTTCGGGAATGGCATTGAAGGTAAGGAAGTGTGGGCGGTACCGGGACTGGAGAAATATCACGGCAAGGATATATTTTTAACGGAGGCCATTACCCAAGAAGCGCAACTGGCCATGGATGATGCCTTGGAAAGAAACAAGCCTTTTTTTTTGTATATGGCCCATTATGCCGTGCACACCCCCATTATGGCCGACGGTAGATTTGTTCAGAAATACTATGACAAAGGATTGGATTCCACAGAAGCAAAATACGCGGCATTGGTAGAAGGAATGGACAAGAGTTTGGGTGATATTATGGATTATCTGGAGGCTAAAAATATTTCGAAAAATACCGTTGTAATGTTCATGTCGGACAATGGCGGACTAAGTGCTGTGGCTAGGGGAGGGGAAAAACATACCCATAACAAACCCTTGAGCAGTGGAAAAGGTTCGGCACATGAAGGGGGGATCCGGGAGCCAATGTTGGTAAAATGGCCTGGGAAAATAGCTCCCAAGACCGTTACAGATCAACAAGTCATTATCGAAGATTTTTACCCGACCATTTTGGAAATGGCAGGTGTTGAAAACTATGAAACAGTGCAGCAGCTAGACGGGATTAGTTTTTTGCCAGTACTTGCCGGTACCCAAAGTAATGGTACAAGACCATTATTTTGGCATTATCCCAATGAATGGGGGCCGTCGGGACCGGGAATCGGAGCTTCCAGTAGTACCAGGGTGGGCGACTGGAAATTTATTTATTACTACAATGACGGTAGTATGGAGTTGTTCAACCTAAAGGAAGATATTGGGGAAACCCAGAATTTGGTAAAGGAGCAGCCGGAAAAGGCACGGGAATTGGCAAAGACTTTATCGGATTACTTAAGGAAAGTGGAGGCCCAAATACCTTCACGAAAAGATACTGGGGAGCAGATTGCTTATCCGGATGAGGTTTTAATTACCCACAATGGGTAG
- a CDS encoding alpha-L-fucosidase, with amino-acid sequence MGRRNMKLKLFILCCFCLVLGFAQNGEDDLYLYDDFKALSQENIFKTEGYYNWGSSIIKERDGKYHLFYSRWKKEYGFHGWLTHSEIAHATSKSPAGPWKYKETALNVSGKGNWDAITAHNPKIKYFEGKYYLYYISTNMGGKDYTDEELVETAKTGYSHPNWKILRPNQRTGVAVSNSLNGPWSRMDKPLVEPSGPITTLTVNPAIDKGKDGKYYLIVKGDKPNEKRFIRNQAVGVSEHPDGPFEIKEKPVIDYMDTEDMSIWYDENRDRFYGVFHAHNYIGLVTSENGTDWEKANEFVLKNKEILLEDGTVIGPDRMERPFVYHEGGEPKVLSVAVKKGEESYAVFIPIIKNISPVPNKRQLAWQEAELGVVFHYDLHVFDGVKYGQGNNRIDPVEDYQIFNPEKLDTDQWVKAAKDAGAKFAILTATHETGFALFQSKVNPYSVKALNWKDGKGDVVADFVASCRKYGIKPGIYLGIRWNSFLGVHDFKVNGEGDFKKNRQQWYNRMVEGMVKEICTNYGELFEIWFDGGADHPKNGAPDVLPIVRQYQPNCLFYHNGQLAEARWGGSESGTVAYPNWSTFPYRATGAGESAKKNIADNNFQLLKQGDVNGKFWVPAMADAPLRGYNGRHEWFWEPGDEDHIFPLENLVDMYYKSVGRNATLIMGLTPDPDGLLPEPDVQRLKEWGEEINRRFSNPLASTKGKGKVLELKLKESLPVNHVIIQEDIAKGERIRIYEIEGYSGGRWITLANGESIGNKRIEKFDTIKLSRLRIKIIDSDGLAQIKDFSAYFVAEKDFK; translated from the coding sequence ATGGGTAGAAGGAATATGAAACTAAAATTGTTTATACTTTGTTGCTTTTGTCTTGTTTTGGGTTTTGCCCAAAATGGGGAGGATGATCTTTACCTATATGACGATTTTAAGGCGTTGTCCCAAGAAAATATATTTAAAACGGAAGGATATTATAATTGGGGAAGTTCCATCATTAAGGAAAGGGACGGAAAATATCATCTATTTTATTCCCGCTGGAAAAAGGAATACGGGTTTCATGGTTGGCTTACGCACTCCGAAATTGCCCACGCCACAAGTAAAAGTCCGGCCGGACCATGGAAATATAAGGAGACTGCACTAAATGTTAGTGGTAAAGGTAACTGGGATGCCATAACGGCACACAACCCAAAAATCAAATATTTTGAAGGGAAATATTATTTGTATTATATATCTACAAATATGGGGGGCAAGGATTATACCGATGAGGAATTGGTTGAAACCGCCAAAACAGGTTATAGCCATCCCAACTGGAAAATACTACGCCCCAATCAAAGGACAGGGGTGGCCGTATCAAATTCGCTTAATGGACCTTGGTCAAGAATGGACAAACCTCTTGTGGAACCATCAGGGCCCATTACAACACTTACCGTTAATCCGGCCATTGATAAGGGCAAAGATGGCAAGTATTATTTGATTGTTAAGGGGGATAAACCTAACGAAAAAAGATTTATCAGGAACCAAGCGGTTGGGGTTTCGGAACATCCCGATGGCCCTTTTGAGATTAAGGAGAAACCGGTAATAGATTATATGGATACCGAAGATATGTCTATTTGGTACGATGAAAATCGAGATAGGTTCTATGGCGTTTTCCATGCACATAATTATATTGGCTTGGTGACTTCGGAGAATGGAACGGATTGGGAAAAGGCCAATGAGTTTGTACTTAAGAATAAAGAAATTTTATTGGAAGATGGAACTGTCATCGGCCCGGATAGAATGGAAAGACCCTTTGTTTATCATGAAGGCGGTGAGCCAAAGGTACTGTCTGTAGCAGTAAAGAAAGGGGAGGAATCCTATGCCGTCTTTATACCTATAATCAAAAATATATCCCCGGTTCCCAACAAGAGACAATTGGCTTGGCAGGAGGCAGAGCTCGGCGTTGTTTTTCATTATGACCTGCATGTATTTGATGGGGTAAAATATGGGCAGGGAAACAATAGAATCGACCCGGTAGAAGATTATCAAATTTTTAATCCTGAAAAACTGGATACCGATCAATGGGTAAAAGCGGCAAAGGATGCCGGCGCTAAATTTGCCATTTTAACGGCTACCCATGAGACTGGCTTTGCATTGTTTCAATCCAAAGTAAACCCGTACAGTGTTAAAGCTCTGAATTGGAAAGATGGGAAAGGGGATGTAGTGGCAGATTTTGTAGCCTCATGTCGAAAATATGGTATTAAGCCAGGGATATATCTAGGGATTAGATGGAATTCTTTTTTGGGCGTACACGACTTCAAAGTAAATGGGGAGGGAGATTTTAAGAAAAATCGACAGCAATGGTACAATAGAATGGTGGAAGGCATGGTAAAAGAGATTTGTACCAATTATGGGGAATTGTTTGAAATTTGGTTCGATGGCGGTGCTGACCATCCAAAAAATGGTGCCCCGGATGTATTGCCCATTGTAAGGCAGTACCAACCGAATTGTTTGTTCTATCACAATGGGCAATTGGCAGAAGCCCGATGGGGCGGATCGGAATCGGGAACGGTTGCTTATCCCAACTGGTCTACCTTTCCTTATAGGGCTACAGGAGCGGGAGAGAGTGCCAAAAAGAATATCGCGGACAATAATTTTCAATTGCTGAAACAAGGGGATGTCAATGGTAAGTTTTGGGTTCCCGCTATGGCAGATGCGCCCTTAAGGGGGTATAATGGAAGACACGAATGGTTTTGGGAACCTGGGGATGAGGACCATATATTTCCATTGGAAAATTTGGTGGATATGTATTATAAATCGGTTGGAAGAAACGCAACTTTGATAATGGGTCTTACCCCTGACCCGGATGGATTGCTTCCAGAGCCAGATGTGCAGCGCTTAAAGGAATGGGGAGAGGAGATAAATAGAAGGTTTTCCAATCCTTTGGCTTCCACAAAAGGCAAGGGTAAGGTGCTGGAATTAAAGTTAAAGGAATCCCTGCCAGTGAACCATGTAATAATTCAGGAGGACATTGCCAAGGGCGAACGTATAAGGATTTATGAAATTGAAGGTTACTCCGGTGGTCGCTGGATTACTTTGGCCAATGGGGAGAGCATAGGAAATAAAAGAATTGAGAAATTTGACACTATAAAATTAAGTAGATTACGAATAAAAATTATAGATTCGGACGGTTTAGCACAAATCAAGGATTTTAGTGCCTATTTCGTTGCAGAAAAGGACTTTAAATAA
- a CDS encoding L-fucose dehydrogenase: protein MDLQLKDKVILVTGGSKGIGHGISVLLAAEGAIPVIIGRDRKSMLEVVADIERSGGKASFAMAELTDPEQCKLAVESTVEKFGKIDGVVNNAGINDGVGLENGNYEDFLRSINRNLTHYYLMAHYALPELKKTQGAIVNIGSKTSVTGQGGTSGYAAANGGRNAITREWAVELLPYNIRVNAVIVAECYTPLYDRWIKTFDNPEEKLKAITDKIPLGQRMTTAEEIASTVAFLLSNRSSHTTGQLLFVDGGYTHLDRSIS, encoded by the coding sequence ATGGATTTACAACTCAAGGATAAAGTAATTTTGGTAACTGGAGGTTCCAAAGGAATCGGCCATGGAATAAGCGTATTATTGGCAGCTGAAGGCGCAATCCCGGTCATTATTGGAAGGGATAGAAAAAGTATGTTGGAGGTGGTTGCGGATATTGAAAGAAGTGGTGGAAAAGCCTCTTTTGCCATGGCAGAACTTACCGATCCAGAACAATGCAAACTTGCCGTTGAAAGCACCGTTGAAAAATTTGGTAAGATCGATGGGGTGGTTAATAACGCAGGAATTAATGACGGGGTTGGATTGGAGAATGGGAATTATGAGGATTTTTTGAGGTCTATTAACCGTAACCTTACCCACTATTATTTAATGGCACATTATGCATTGCCAGAATTAAAGAAAACCCAGGGTGCCATTGTTAATATAGGCTCCAAGACCTCTGTAACCGGGCAGGGCGGAACATCGGGCTATGCCGCGGCCAATGGGGGTCGTAACGCAATAACACGGGAATGGGCCGTGGAACTATTGCCATATAATATACGGGTCAATGCGGTTATTGTGGCCGAATGTTACACCCCATTATACGATAGATGGATCAAGACTTTTGATAATCCGGAAGAAAAATTAAAGGCTATAACCGATAAAATTCCGTTGGGACAAAGAATGACTACGGCAGAGGAAATTGCAAGTACGGTAGCCTTTTTGCTTTCCAATAGGTCTAGTCACACTACAGGACAACTGCTCTTTGTAGATGGCGGATATACCCATTTGGACAGGTCAATTTCTTAA
- the fucP gene encoding L-fucose:H+ symporter permease: MKDQRPPVVSKKVLIPFILITSLFALWGFANAVTDPMVQAFKKVLELSNSQAAWVQMAFYGGYFCMALPAALFVRKYSYKVGVLIGLALYAGGALLFYPAAITEQFWFFCLGLYVLTFGLAFLETTANPYILAMGAPETATQRLNLAQAFNPVGLLLGLLVAQQFVLKKLQSDDIADYSSLDEAKKALIRTTDLMVIRDPYVILGLVILAVFVLIVISKMPQAKDEGGVPSLGDTFSGLFKNKKYVLGVVAQIFYVGAQIMCWTYIYQYAEAIGISSEDAANYQFAAFILFLVGRAIGTYMLRFMSPGKLLMYFAVFATLCCVGTIYIEGMIGLYCLVGITFFMSLMFPTIYGIALNGLNEEESKIGAAGLVMAIVGGALMPKLQGMIIDAGGNAVNDIKIMGATEVNFSFILPALCFVYIAWYGLRVFKKYELAA, translated from the coding sequence ATGAAAGACCAAAGACCACCAGTAGTATCCAAGAAGGTACTAATTCCCTTTATTTTAATTACCTCCCTTTTCGCCCTTTGGGGCTTTGCCAACGCAGTTACCGATCCCATGGTACAGGCATTTAAAAAAGTATTGGAACTTTCAAATTCCCAGGCTGCTTGGGTGCAAATGGCATTTTATGGAGGTTACTTCTGTATGGCGCTTCCGGCTGCGCTTTTTGTGCGTAAATACTCTTATAAAGTGGGAGTTTTAATTGGGTTGGCCTTGTACGCAGGAGGGGCTCTATTATTCTATCCCGCGGCCATTACGGAACAATTTTGGTTTTTTTGTTTGGGACTCTATGTGCTTACTTTTGGATTGGCATTTTTGGAAACTACGGCCAATCCCTATATTTTGGCCATGGGCGCGCCCGAAACGGCTACCCAGCGTTTAAATCTGGCCCAGGCCTTTAATCCAGTAGGATTATTGTTGGGCTTGTTGGTGGCACAGCAATTTGTACTTAAGAAATTGCAGTCGGATGATATCGCGGATTATTCATCCCTTGATGAGGCTAAAAAAGCATTGATCAGGACTACGGACCTAATGGTAATTCGGGATCCCTATGTTATTCTGGGCTTGGTAATTTTGGCTGTTTTTGTCCTGATTGTTATAAGCAAAATGCCTCAGGCCAAGGATGAAGGTGGTGTTCCAAGTTTGGGGGATACTTTTAGCGGTTTGTTCAAGAATAAGAAATATGTGCTGGGTGTTGTGGCCCAAATATTTTACGTAGGTGCACAGATCATGTGCTGGACCTATATTTATCAATATGCAGAAGCTATAGGGATTTCTAGTGAGGATGCCGCCAATTACCAGTTTGCTGCCTTTATCCTTTTCTTGGTGGGCAGGGCCATTGGTACTTATATGTTACGATTTATGAGCCCGGGCAAACTGTTGATGTACTTTGCCGTATTTGCAACGCTATGTTGTGTAGGGACCATTTATATTGAAGGTATGATAGGATTGTACTGTTTGGTCGGAATTACCTTTTTTATGTCCCTTATGTTCCCTACCATCTACGGAATTGCTTTGAACGGACTAAATGAGGAGGAATCCAAGATTGGTGCAGCAGGTCTTGTGATGGCAATTGTAGGGGGGGCTTTAATGCCTAAACTGCAGGGAATGATTATTGATGCCGGGGGTAATGCAGTAAATGATATAAAGATAATGGGGGCCACCGAGGTGAATTTTTCCTTTATCCTTCCAGCCTTGTGTTTTGTCTATATCGCATGGTACGGATTAAGGGTATTTAAAAAATATGAACTAGCAGCTTAG
- a CDS encoding L-rhamnose mutarotase, whose amino-acid sequence MKRYCLALDLKDDPELIKAYDDYHKAVWPEILQSLRESGIKDMEIYRVRNRMFMIIDADDDFSFEKKAKVDAKYPENEKWEVLMWKYQQALPFAKPGEKWMLMEKVFQL is encoded by the coding sequence ATGAAAAGATATTGTTTGGCGTTGGATCTTAAGGATGATCCTGAGTTGATCAAGGCCTATGATGACTACCATAAGGCGGTCTGGCCAGAGATCCTTCAAAGCCTTAGGGAATCGGGGATAAAGGACATGGAAATATATAGGGTGAGGAACCGTATGTTTATGATAATTGATGCGGATGATGATTTTTCCTTTGAAAAAAAGGCAAAGGTTGATGCAAAATATCCGGAAAATGAAAAGTGGGAGGTATTGATGTGGAAATACCAACAGGCACTTCCATTTGCAAAACCAGGGGAAAAATGGATGCTTATGGAAAAGGTTTTTCAATTATAA
- a CDS encoding DUF6786 family protein, whose translation MKSIINFCGSGMVLRSMVFCTLLCSLGCKTKTEQSANTLGNDEVAFSKGSYGYDREFLSRHYKDLVILENGESSILISPELQARVMTSTATGDEGKSFGWINHDLIKSGEKNEHFNPTGGEERFWLGPEGGQYSLYFEKDAKFELANWYVPKELDTEAFNLVRSTEDKAFFERDMKLVNYTGTTFDLRVQRNITLLDREDAAEILGINIPETLKMVGFASENNLTNIGPEDWDKKTGLMSIWILSMFNASDQTSIIVPFKKGEDEILGKKVTDDYFGKIPKERLQVKDSVLFFKADGKERGKIGISPQRALPVIGSFDAKNKVLTIAKFSLPEGATDYVNSLWELQEFPFSGDAVNAYNDSGDLGPFYELESSSPAMDLKSSESSSHIHRTFHFVGDEGELDKLAKGILGVSITELSGE comes from the coding sequence ATGAAAAGTATAATTAATTTTTGCGGATCTGGAATGGTCCTTAGGTCAATGGTGTTTTGTACTCTTCTATGTTCTTTGGGATGTAAAACTAAAACTGAACAAAGTGCAAATACCTTGGGGAATGACGAGGTAGCATTTTCAAAGGGATCATATGGATATGACAGGGAGTTTTTATCCAGGCACTATAAAGACTTGGTAATTCTGGAAAATGGGGAGTCGAGCATCTTGATTTCTCCAGAACTTCAGGCTCGTGTTATGACCAGTACGGCCACAGGTGATGAGGGAAAAAGCTTTGGTTGGATCAATCATGATCTCATCAAGTCCGGAGAAAAGAACGAGCATTTTAATCCTACGGGTGGAGAGGAGCGTTTTTGGTTGGGACCTGAAGGCGGACAGTATTCCCTCTACTTTGAAAAGGATGCCAAGTTTGAGTTGGCCAATTGGTATGTTCCCAAGGAATTGGATACCGAAGCCTTTAATTTGGTACGAAGTACTGAAGATAAAGCCTTTTTTGAAAGGGATATGAAATTGGTGAATTATACCGGAACTACATTCGATTTGCGTGTTCAAAGGAATATTACACTTTTGGATAGGGAAGATGCTGCTGAAATTCTTGGGATCAATATTCCTGAGACCCTAAAAATGGTAGGATTTGCTTCGGAAAACAACTTGACCAATATTGGACCGGAGGATTGGGACAAGAAAACTGGCTTAATGTCCATCTGGATATTGAGCATGTTCAATGCTTCGGACCAGACCAGCATAATTGTACCATTCAAAAAAGGGGAGGATGAAATTTTGGGCAAGAAGGTAACGGACGATTATTTTGGGAAGATTCCCAAAGAGCGATTACAGGTCAAGGATAGTGTCCTATTTTTCAAGGCAGACGGAAAAGAGCGGGGTAAAATTGGAATTTCCCCCCAAAGGGCACTTCCAGTGATAGGGAGTTTCGATGCCAAAAACAAGGTACTTACCATTGCCAAGTTCAGCCTGCCCGAAGGTGCTACGGATTACGTTAATTCACTATGGGAGTTGCAGGAGTTTCCCTTTTCGGGGGACGCCGTAAATGCCTATAACGATAGCGGTGATTTAGGTCCTTTCTATGAATTGGAAAGCTCATCCCCAGCAATGGATCTAAAATCCAGTGAAAGTAGCAGCCATATTCATCGGACTTTTCATTTCGTTGGAGACGAAGGTGAACTGGACAAACTGGCCAAAGGAATATTGGGAGTGTCCATTACAGAATTATCAGGAGAGTAG
- a CDS encoding alpha-hydroxy acid oxidase encodes MEKKKEIKINSKYPSVVDLRNKAQKRIPKFAFEYLDGGCNEDVNLHKNTAEIRDIELLPYYLSKHTGSSMKTELFGHVYDAPFGIAPVGLQGLMWPNAPEILAKSAFEHNIPFILSTVTTSSIERISEITEGRAWFQLYHPTEDAVRDDIIKRAEAAECPVLVILCDVPTFGFRPRDVRNGLAMPPKMSVKNILQIMGKPNWAMQTLIHGQPNFETLKPYMPKGLDLAQLGKFMDKTFSGRLNEEKIKPIRDMWKGKLVIKGVANEADAESAIKLGLDGIIVSNHGGRQLDAGESTIKPLTRIAAKYGDQIKVMMDSGLRGGPDIARTMASGAEFTFMGRSFMYGVAALGAKGGDHTISLLKTELQQVMEQICCEEVKDFPKHLIS; translated from the coding sequence ATGGAGAAAAAAAAAGAAATAAAGATCAACAGCAAATATCCATCTGTTGTTGATTTGCGGAACAAAGCCCAAAAAAGGATACCCAAGTTCGCTTTTGAGTACTTGGACGGGGGTTGTAATGAAGATGTAAACCTACATAAGAATACTGCTGAAATTAGGGATATAGAGCTCTTGCCCTATTACCTTAGCAAGCATACCGGGTCCAGTATGAAGACCGAATTGTTCGGACATGTATATGATGCCCCGTTTGGAATTGCCCCAGTGGGACTTCAAGGATTAATGTGGCCCAATGCCCCTGAAATATTGGCTAAATCTGCCTTTGAACATAATATTCCTTTTATTTTAAGTACGGTGACCACCAGCAGTATAGAGCGCATAAGTGAGATCACCGAGGGTAGGGCCTGGTTTCAACTTTATCATCCTACAGAGGATGCCGTTAGGGATGACATTATTAAAAGGGCCGAGGCCGCAGAATGCCCTGTACTGGTTATTCTATGCGACGTGCCCACTTTTGGTTTCCGTCCTAGGGATGTGCGCAACGGACTGGCCATGCCTCCAAAAATGTCAGTAAAGAATATACTTCAGATAATGGGCAAGCCAAATTGGGCCATGCAGACCCTGATCCACGGGCAACCAAACTTCGAAACCCTGAAACCCTATATGCCAAAAGGCTTGGATTTGGCCCAATTGGGTAAATTCATGGACAAGACCTTTTCCGGGAGATTAAATGAGGAGAAGATTAAACCTATAAGGGATATGTGGAAGGGTAAATTGGTGATCAAGGGAGTTGCCAACGAGGCCGATGCGGAGAGTGCCATTAAACTTGGATTGGATGGTATTATCGTTTCCAATCACGGGGGTAGGCAATTGGATGCCGGTGAATCTACCATAAAGCCTTTGACAAGAATTGCAGCAAAATACGGTGACCAAATTAAGGTGATGATGGACAGTGGCCTAAGGGGTGGTCCGGATATAGCTAGGACCATGGCCAGTGGTGCGGAATTTACTTTTATGGGGCGTTCCTTTATGTACGGGGTAGCGGCATTGGGCGCCAAAGGTGGCGACCATACCATTTCACTTTTAAAAACGGAACTACAACAGGTAATGGAACAGATTTGCTGTGAAGAGGTAAAGGATTTTCCAAAGCATCTTATTTCATAG